A window of the Thalassospira sp. TSL5-1 genome harbors these coding sequences:
- a CDS encoding ABC transporter ATP-binding protein, protein MIEIENLNAWFGENHVLKDVSLKVAKNGSFGLVGESGSGKSTVLRTMTGLVDDWEGNIVVHGHELGHKREKAFYREVQMVFQDPFGSLHPRHTIDRILSEPISVHKLGDSDRRVVKALEQVGLDNSFRFRYPHQLSGGQRQRVAIARALILEPSVLLLDEPTSALDVSIQAEVLNLLAALRRDLGLTYVMVSHDLAVVAHVCDDIAIMNHGRIVERATASQLAQGSLEHPYSQQLYKAAGGYDRAVIDSFVDWD, encoded by the coding sequence ATGATTGAAATTGAAAATCTCAATGCCTGGTTTGGCGAAAACCACGTCCTGAAGGATGTCTCGCTCAAGGTGGCGAAAAACGGTTCCTTTGGCTTGGTCGGTGAATCCGGTTCGGGTAAATCGACCGTTTTGCGCACCATGACCGGCCTGGTCGATGACTGGGAAGGTAATATTGTCGTGCATGGTCACGAATTGGGGCACAAACGCGAAAAGGCCTTTTATCGCGAAGTGCAAATGGTGTTTCAGGACCCGTTTGGGTCCCTTCATCCGCGCCATACCATTGACCGGATTTTAAGCGAGCCGATTTCGGTGCACAAACTGGGCGATTCTGACCGACGGGTTGTGAAGGCGCTTGAACAGGTCGGGCTGGATAATTCCTTCCGGTTCCGCTACCCGCACCAGCTTTCGGGCGGGCAGCGCCAGCGTGTTGCCATCGCCCGTGCGCTGATTTTGGAACCCAGTGTATTGCTGCTCGATGAACCGACATCAGCACTCGATGTTTCAATCCAGGCCGAGGTTCTTAATCTGCTGGCGGCCTTGCGCCGGGATCTGGGGCTGACCTATGTCATGGTTAGCCACGATCTGGCGGTTGTCGCGCATGTATGTGATGATATCGCGATCATGAATCACGGTCGTATTGTTGAACGCGCCACCGCCAGCCAGCTTGCCCAGGGTTCACTAGAACATCCCTATTCGCAACAGCTTTACAAGGCGGCAGGCGGATATGACCGCGCCGTGATTGACAGCTTTGTTGATTGGGACTGA
- the parE gene encoding DNA topoisomerase IV subunit B has product MTDLFEDSNQSTTNAYSAKDIEVLEGLEPVRRRPGMYIGGTDDTALHHLVAEILDNSMDEAVAGHADWIELELQTDNTVLIRDNGRGIPTDPHPKFPDKSALEVILTTLHSGGKFSGKAYETSGGLHGVGMSVVNALTDKFRVEVARDRKLVFQEYSKGTPLGPLQDGGTVNNRRGTTVIFRPDPEIFGARAKLKPGTIFRMARSKAYLYKGVEIRWSCDPSLLTSDDPTPQKEVLKFPNGILDYLEMTLKGREMVTERPFAGETKFADSPGRVEWAVGWPEGGEGYFHSYCNTVPTPLGGTHEAGFRYALTKAIKAYGDMVGLKKASTITAEDVFGGGCIMLSVFIPDPQFQGQTKEKLGTQNATKLVETAVRDHFDHWLTGDTENAKRLLERIVMRAEERLRRKEKKETKRQSATRRLRLPGKLTDCSRSIAAGTEIFLVEGDSAGGSAKQARDRETQAVLPLRGKILNVASATREKMMANQEIKDMIEAFGCGTGSDFSLKDLRYERIIIMTDADVDGAHIASLLMTFFYQEMPGLIENGSLFLAMPPLYRLTQGGKSIYAMDDAEKEQLLNTEFKNPNKVEISRFKGLGEMPSQQLRDTTMSRENRTLLRVTLPDAAEPDGKEQTKDLVNRLMGKKPELRFQFIQEHARFVEDIDV; this is encoded by the coding sequence ATGACCGACCTTTTCGAAGATTCAAACCAGAGCACCACCAACGCCTATTCCGCCAAGGATATCGAGGTTCTTGAAGGCCTTGAGCCCGTTCGTCGGCGTCCGGGCATGTATATTGGCGGTACCGATGACACCGCCCTGCACCATTTGGTGGCCGAGATCCTCGATAACTCGATGGACGAAGCGGTGGCGGGCCATGCCGACTGGATCGAACTGGAACTGCAGACCGACAATACTGTTCTGATTCGCGATAACGGCCGTGGTATCCCGACCGACCCACACCCGAAATTCCCCGACAAGTCGGCGCTGGAAGTGATTTTGACCACCCTGCATTCGGGCGGCAAATTTTCCGGCAAGGCCTATGAAACCTCAGGCGGTTTGCACGGTGTGGGCATGTCGGTTGTGAACGCGCTGACCGACAAATTCCGGGTCGAAGTCGCGCGCGACCGCAAACTGGTATTTCAGGAATATTCCAAGGGCACGCCACTGGGTCCGCTTCAAGATGGCGGCACGGTCAATAACCGGCGCGGCACCACGGTTATTTTCCGTCCCGACCCCGAAATTTTTGGGGCGCGTGCCAAACTGAAGCCTGGCACCATTTTCCGCATGGCGCGGTCAAAGGCCTATCTTTACAAGGGCGTTGAAATTCGCTGGTCGTGTGATCCCTCACTTCTGACCAGTGACGACCCAACCCCGCAAAAAGAAGTTCTGAAATTCCCCAACGGCATTTTGGACTATCTGGAAATGACCCTGAAGGGTCGCGAGATGGTGACGGAACGCCCGTTTGCCGGCGAAACCAAATTTGCCGACAGCCCCGGCCGGGTGGAATGGGCCGTGGGCTGGCCCGAAGGCGGCGAAGGGTATTTCCATTCCTATTGTAATACCGTCCCCACCCCGCTCGGCGGCACACACGAGGCCGGTTTCCGCTATGCCCTGACCAAGGCAATCAAGGCCTATGGTGATATGGTGGGCCTGAAAAAAGCCTCAACCATCACCGCCGAAGATGTTTTTGGTGGCGGCTGCATTATGTTGTCCGTCTTTATCCCTGACCCGCAATTTCAGGGCCAGACCAAAGAAAAGCTGGGTACCCAGAACGCCACCAAACTGGTTGAAACCGCGGTTCGCGACCATTTTGACCACTGGCTGACCGGGGATACCGAAAATGCCAAGCGGCTGTTGGAACGCATTGTCATGCGGGCCGAAGAACGCCTGCGCCGCAAGGAAAAGAAAGAAACCAAGCGTCAGTCCGCCACACGGCGCCTGCGCCTGCCAGGCAAGCTGACAGACTGTTCGCGCTCGATTGCAGCGGGTACCGAAATTTTCCTCGTCGAAGGGGATTCGGCTGGTGGATCGGCCAAACAGGCGCGCGATCGCGAAACCCAGGCTGTTTTGCCGCTGCGCGGTAAAATCCTGAACGTGGCGTCGGCCACCCGGGAAAAGATGATGGCGAACCAGGAAATCAAGGACATGATCGAAGCCTTTGGCTGCGGTACAGGGTCTGATTTCAGCCTGAAAGATTTGCGTTACGAACGCATCATCATCATGACCGATGCTGACGTGGACGGGGCGCATATCGCATCCTTGCTCATGACGTTCTTTTATCAGGAAATGCCCGGGCTGATCGAAAATGGCAGCCTGTTCCTTGCCATGCCGCCGCTTTATCGCCTGACACAGGGGGGTAAAAGCATCTATGCGATGGATGATGCCGAAAAGGAACAGTTGCTCAATACCGAGTTTAAAAACCCCAACAAGGTCGAAATCTCGCGCTTTAAAGGTTTGGGTGAAATGCCATCCCAGCAGTTGCGTGACACCACCATGTCGCGGGAAAACCGCACCCTGTTGCGCGTCACCCTGCCCGACGCCGCCGAGCCGGACGGAAAGGAACAGACCAAGGACCTGGTTAACCGCCTGATGGGCAAAAAGCCGGAACTGCGTTTCCAGTTCATTCAGGAACATGCGCGTTTTGTCGAGGATATCGACGTTTAA
- a CDS encoding DEAD/DEAH box helicase, whose product MTFADLGLSEDILKAVADAGYDTPTPIQRQAIPSVMMARDILGCAQTGTGKTASFVLPMLDILHHGRARMRMPRSIILEPTRELATQVAHNFDTYGKYVPLSKALVIGGESFVEQQKILEKGADVIIATPGRLIDTFERGKLLLSDCKLLVIDEADRMLDMGFIPDIEKIVNMLPKQRQTLFFSATMPKEIRRLADKFLSNPKEITVSAPSSMATTLEHKLLVIDEMDKRETLRRLIRNEDVKNAFVFCNRKKDVDILYKSLTKHGFNAGRMHGDLVQSERTETLDKFKSGEITVLICSDVAARGIDVAEVSHVFNFDVPFNAEDYVHRTGRTGRAGRDGKAFTLATPEDGKLVEAINKTINMSIPLTSIEGIETLELDFSGKKRRNKRNSRKGNDRSDRNDRNTRNASRRDTSQNQDAPNNQPAAASPAKPAEPAPQASKRDNLAPSGNSGANSNNNTAPRHVRDPREDRHQNRPQRDRKNNHRRDRDDHDDKPVIGMGDHVPAFLLTPVPQSSLRRPVAAEKDDSDNENNNTPAKKTGRKTTGRKTASPRRNRKPAPTANDQAKEAVKSATEVKAPAEAPAKEPVETAEKPAPVATTAAPASENTASGDTGQAIDAPAKETTADVKAEADKPAEGEAKAVEAETEAKPAKAKTTRAPRKPRAKAAAKPKTASKTAKAQSSDGEDVKANAEGTEQAEGETAKPKKAAAKKPAKPRAPRKPRKKAESAPKDADSGTTEGPAATSTEPATSGQTS is encoded by the coding sequence ATGACTTTCGCCGATCTCGGTCTGAGCGAAGATATCCTCAAAGCCGTTGCAGACGCCGGTTATGACACACCGACCCCCATTCAGCGCCAGGCCATCCCATCTGTGATGATGGCCCGTGACATTCTTGGCTGCGCCCAAACCGGGACGGGGAAAACGGCCAGCTTTGTGTTGCCGATGCTTGATATTCTTCATCATGGCCGTGCGCGCATGCGGATGCCGCGATCCATTATCCTTGAGCCAACCCGCGAGTTGGCCACCCAGGTGGCACACAATTTTGACACCTATGGCAAATATGTCCCGCTTTCAAAGGCGTTGGTCATTGGCGGAGAATCGTTTGTTGAACAACAAAAGATTCTGGAAAAGGGTGCCGATGTTATCATCGCGACCCCGGGCCGCCTGATTGACACCTTCGAGCGCGGCAAACTGTTGCTGTCGGACTGCAAATTGCTGGTCATCGACGAAGCCGACCGTATGCTTGATATGGGGTTCATTCCCGATATCGAAAAAATCGTCAATATGCTGCCCAAGCAGCGCCAGACGCTGTTCTTTTCGGCCACCATGCCCAAGGAAATCCGTCGCCTTGCCGACAAATTCCTGAGCAACCCGAAAGAAATTACGGTCTCTGCCCCCTCGAGCATGGCAACCACGCTTGAGCATAAATTGCTGGTCATTGACGAAATGGACAAGCGCGAAACCCTTCGCCGCCTGATCCGAAATGAAGATGTCAAAAATGCCTTTGTGTTTTGCAATCGCAAAAAAGACGTCGATATTCTTTACAAGTCACTGACCAAGCACGGCTTTAATGCCGGTCGCATGCACGGCGACCTGGTGCAGAGCGAACGGACCGAGACGCTTGATAAATTCAAAAGCGGCGAAATCACGGTTCTGATCTGCTCGGATGTGGCAGCGCGCGGCATTGACGTTGCCGAAGTCTCGCACGTTTTTAACTTTGACGTGCCCTTCAATGCCGAGGATTACGTTCACCGTACCGGTCGTACAGGCCGTGCGGGGCGCGATGGCAAGGCCTTCACCCTTGCGACACCAGAAGATGGCAAACTGGTGGAGGCGATCAACAAAACCATCAATATGTCGATTCCGCTCACCTCAATTGAGGGAATCGAAACCCTGGAGCTGGACTTTAGCGGCAAGAAGCGCCGGAACAAGCGCAACAGCCGCAAAGGGAATGACCGCAGCGACCGCAATGACCGGAATACCCGCAACGCATCGCGGCGTGATACATCCCAAAACCAGGACGCCCCAAACAACCAGCCCGCAGCAGCATCCCCTGCCAAACCGGCAGAACCGGCACCGCAGGCCAGCAAGCGGGACAATCTCGCACCTAGCGGCAATTCGGGCGCCAACAGCAATAACAATACCGCGCCCCGTCATGTGCGCGACCCGCGTGAAGATCGCCATCAAAACCGCCCGCAGCGCGACCGTAAAAACAATCACCGTCGCGACCGGGATGACCATGACGACAAACCGGTCATTGGTATGGGCGACCATGTCCCGGCCTTTTTGCTGACCCCTGTTCCGCAATCGTCCCTTCGTCGGCCCGTTGCCGCCGAAAAAGATGATAGCGACAACGAAAACAACAACACACCGGCGAAAAAGACAGGTCGCAAGACCACCGGTCGCAAAACGGCCAGCCCGCGCAGAAACCGCAAACCGGCCCCAACTGCAAACGACCAAGCCAAAGAGGCTGTAAAATCAGCCACCGAGGTAAAAGCACCTGCAGAGGCTCCGGCAAAAGAACCGGTTGAGACGGCTGAAAAGCCAGCACCTGTTGCCACTACCGCTGCCCCGGCATCGGAAAATACGGCATCAGGCGATACTGGCCAAGCCATTGACGCACCGGCGAAAGAAACCACAGCCGACGTTAAAGCCGAAGCCGACAAACCCGCCGAAGGTGAAGCAAAAGCGGTAGAAGCCGAGACCGAAGCAAAACCGGCCAAGGCGAAAACAACCCGTGCACCGCGCAAACCGCGTGCCAAGGCGGCGGCAAAACCCAAAACCGCCAGCAAAACGGCAAAAGCGCAAAGTAGTGATGGTGAAGACGTCAAAGCCAATGCCGAGGGAACCGAACAGGCAGAGGGTGAAACCGCCAAGCCGAAAAAAGCTGCGGCCAAAAAACCTGCCAAGCCCCGCGCACCGCGTAAACCACGCAAAAAGGCCGAATCTGCGCCCAAGGATGCCGATAGCGGCACAACCGAAGGCCCGGCTGCAACCAGCACCGAGCCCGCTACATCAGGGCAGACCAGTTAA
- a CDS encoding dipeptidase, whose translation MTIATNTEFSTPFAPADSALRDYKRKHIPSFTWDAHACLPLDPIVPIDLLDTYRAGHIDYVCINVGMDMNSVAHILRVIADFRAKIAAHPDKYMQIETFEDLAKAKKAGLLGVGFDLEGSLMLQDMPEMVPVFAKLGVKQIHFAYNRNNSVAGGCHDTDVPLTALGHEMVRAVNAAGMIMDCSHTGRQSSLDIMRVSSKPVVFSHANPKALGGHERCIDDEQIKACADTNGVIGVCGFQRFIKSANAPEVEDMLRHINYLVELVGVNHVGIGLDTMPSVKGANDFPEGVDRAYYWPAERGYGPNAGGAAVFDPRKLPLLADALINEGYLPDDVDKIMGENFIRVAKESW comes from the coding sequence ATGACAATCGCCACCAACACCGAATTTTCCACCCCCTTCGCCCCGGCCGACAGCGCCTTGCGCGACTACAAACGCAAGCACATCCCCTCCTTTACCTGGGATGCGCATGCCTGCCTGCCACTTGACCCGATTGTGCCGATTGACCTGCTTGATACCTATCGCGCCGGTCATATCGATTATGTCTGCATCAATGTTGGCATGGATATGAATTCGGTTGCCCATATCCTGCGGGTAATTGCCGATTTCCGCGCCAAAATCGCCGCCCACCCCGACAAATACATGCAAATCGAAACATTTGAGGATCTGGCTAAAGCCAAAAAGGCCGGTTTACTTGGCGTTGGTTTTGACCTTGAAGGGTCATTGATGCTGCAGGACATGCCCGAAATGGTGCCGGTATTTGCCAAATTGGGCGTAAAGCAAATCCACTTTGCCTATAACCGCAACAATTCGGTCGCGGGTGGCTGCCACGATACCGATGTGCCCCTCACCGCGCTGGGCCATGAAATGGTCAGGGCGGTTAATGCTGCCGGCATGATCATGGACTGTTCGCATACCGGGCGGCAAAGCAGCCTGGATATTATGCGGGTCTCCAGTAAGCCCGTGGTCTTTAGCCACGCCAACCCAAAGGCGCTGGGCGGGCATGAACGCTGCATTGATGACGAGCAAATCAAAGCCTGCGCCGATACCAATGGCGTGATCGGCGTATGTGGATTCCAGCGTTTCATCAAATCGGCCAATGCGCCCGAGGTCGAGGATATGCTGCGCCATATCAATTATCTGGTCGAGCTTGTCGGCGTGAACCATGTCGGCATTGGCCTTGATACCATGCCATCGGTCAAGGGTGCCAATGACTTCCCCGAAGGGGTTGACCGCGCCTATTACTGGCCCGCAGAACGTGGCTATGGCCCCAATGCGGGCGGGGCCGCCGTATTTGACCCGCGCAAACTGCCCCTGCTGGCCGACGCGCTGATCAATGAAGGCTATTTGCCCGATGATGTTGATAAAATCATGGGCGAAAACTTCATCCGTGTGGCAAAAGAAAGCTGGTAA
- a CDS encoding SDR family oxidoreductase, protein MTNLEGKTALITGASSGIGAATARKLAQAGVTVGIAARRTDRLEALKADIEAKGSKAIVLEMDVCDVASIKAGVAKLVDATGAIDILFNNAGLMPLSDIDQFKTDEWQRMVDVNINGVLNTTAAVLPHMIAAKSGHIFNTSSIAGRKVFAGLTVYCATKHAITAFSDGLRMEVGKKHNIRVTCIQPGAVATELYEQISDPAVKAQMEDLRKEMTFLEGDDIANTILYAAQAPKHVDLAEIFIMPTEQSW, encoded by the coding sequence ATGACCAATCTTGAAGGTAAAACTGCCCTGATTACCGGCGCATCAAGCGGCATTGGTGCCGCAACAGCACGTAAACTGGCACAGGCCGGCGTCACTGTTGGCATTGCCGCCCGTCGTACAGACCGCCTTGAAGCCCTGAAAGCCGATATTGAAGCCAAGGGCAGCAAGGCCATCGTCCTTGAAATGGATGTTTGCGATGTCGCATCCATCAAGGCCGGTGTCGCCAAACTGGTCGATGCCACCGGTGCCATCGACATCCTGTTTAACAATGCCGGGCTGATGCCGCTTTCCGATATTGACCAGTTCAAAACCGACGAATGGCAGCGCATGGTGGATGTAAATATCAATGGTGTTTTAAACACCACGGCGGCCGTACTGCCCCACATGATTGCCGCCAAATCCGGGCATATTTTCAATACATCCTCAATCGCCGGACGCAAGGTTTTTGCTGGCCTGACGGTTTATTGCGCCACCAAACATGCGATCACCGCCTTTTCTGACGGGCTGCGCATGGAGGTAGGTAAAAAACACAATATCCGCGTCACCTGCATTCAGCCCGGCGCTGTCGCAACCGAACTTTACGAACAGATCAGTGACCCGGCCGTCAAAGCGCAAATGGAAGATTTGCGTAAAGAAATGACCTTCCTGGAAGGCGATGACATCGCAAATACCATTCTTTACGCCGCCCAGGCCCCCAAGCATGTCGATCTGGCTGAAATCTTCATCATGCCAACCGAACAAAGCTGGTAA
- a CDS encoding beta-1,3-glucanase family protein, translating into MKTLNTISIVNKSGLDPSEYTFWVAGYITSAPGSVMVLGENGKFSAPSSGSLVPYVKVPGGSGNSLVVDVPDTSSTGNNRLVFLVLPTGTVPAAYNMVTPYAAYPFPAPTSVNPPGPYDIFEFGPNAQYDVSAVDCFGLNLSFTVSGDGLVYGVRPDVTRGAIGDAFATFTSSHPKAKGFEPLLYTSPTGTGYPVVVDGQFSAIVSPKCWLAIHPKADGLAGYWEDTVAAFFKKGNQMNLALNAATVGTYAGTCDGTKYVLNGPDNLTIEIPRKDFEGNQPFIQAVRGKKTQESAKEYAAFGQLEAAMFQAFSRGVALDGVKPKGPVIDAGYTSKAWLKTENWFTDHANAYNGQPSVYDFYAKFLHYSDEHGKLGGKTIFGPNGSKKFGMAYGFSLDENPNVGDATWPSDENVPSKKEKYVGKNMDVTLTIGPWYDVLR; encoded by the coding sequence ATGAAAACGCTCAATACCATCAGTATCGTCAATAAATCCGGACTGGATCCATCGGAATATACATTTTGGGTCGCAGGCTATATCACGTCGGCCCCAGGGTCTGTCATGGTATTGGGAGAAAACGGTAAATTCTCTGCCCCGTCGTCGGGCAGTTTGGTTCCCTATGTCAAAGTGCCCGGCGGCAGCGGGAATTCTTTGGTAGTGGACGTGCCCGATACCTCCAGCACAGGGAATAACCGGCTTGTTTTCCTTGTCTTGCCGACAGGTACGGTGCCTGCTGCTTACAATATGGTTACGCCCTATGCGGCATATCCTTTCCCCGCGCCAACTTCTGTCAACCCGCCGGGCCCCTATGACATTTTTGAATTTGGGCCGAACGCCCAATATGATGTTTCGGCTGTTGATTGTTTTGGGCTCAATCTGTCATTCACCGTTTCGGGCGACGGTTTGGTGTATGGCGTGCGCCCGGATGTCACGCGCGGGGCGATTGGGGATGCCTTTGCCACATTCACCAGCAGCCATCCCAAAGCCAAGGGATTTGAGCCGCTGTTATACACAAGCCCAACCGGAACGGGGTATCCCGTTGTTGTTGATGGTCAGTTCAGTGCCATTGTATCGCCCAAGTGCTGGCTTGCGATCCATCCCAAGGCGGACGGACTGGCTGGTTACTGGGAGGATACCGTGGCTGCGTTCTTCAAAAAGGGTAATCAAATGAACCTGGCGTTGAATGCGGCGACCGTCGGGACTTATGCCGGGACCTGTGATGGCACGAAATATGTGCTTAATGGGCCGGATAATTTGACCATTGAAATCCCCCGCAAGGATTTTGAGGGAAATCAGCCCTTCATACAGGCCGTGCGTGGCAAAAAAACGCAGGAAAGTGCCAAGGAATATGCGGCGTTTGGCCAATTGGAAGCCGCTATGTTCCAGGCGTTTTCGCGCGGTGTTGCCCTGGATGGAGTAAAACCCAAGGGGCCGGTCATAGATGCCGGTTATACCTCGAAGGCCTGGCTCAAAACCGAAAACTGGTTTACCGACCATGCCAATGCGTATAACGGGCAGCCCAGCGTTTATGATTTTTACGCCAAGTTCCTGCACTATTCTGATGAGCATGGCAAGTTAGGCGGAAAAACCATTTTTGGCCCCAATGGCAGCAAGAAATTCGGCATGGCTTATGGTTTCAGTCTGGATGAAAACCCGAATGTTGGTGATGCCACTTGGCCGTCTGACGAAAATGTCCCGTCAAAGAAGGAAAAGTATGTCGGGAAAAACATGGACGTTACCCTCACCATCGGCCCGTGGTACGACGTACTTCGGTGA
- a CDS encoding acyl-CoA thioesterase: MVNKNEKPQDEGAMPRGDMCTRTLAMPGDTNPSGDIFGGWLMSQMDIAGGVLASQIAEGRVATVAVDGMTFHRPVYVGDVVCVYGDIDRIGNTSMVLHLEAWVLRRNQPPRIKVTEATFTFVAIDANGRPRPVRKDEATA; encoded by the coding sequence ATGGTCAATAAAAACGAAAAACCCCAGGATGAAGGTGCGATGCCGCGTGGCGATATGTGCACGCGAACCCTGGCAATGCCCGGCGACACCAACCCCAGCGGCGATATTTTCGGCGGTTGGCTGATGTCACAAATGGATATAGCCGGTGGCGTGCTGGCAAGTCAGATCGCCGAAGGCCGCGTTGCCACGGTCGCAGTGGATGGCATGACCTTTCATCGCCCTGTTTATGTGGGTGATGTGGTGTGTGTGTATGGCGACATTGACCGCATTGGCAATACATCAATGGTGCTGCATCTCGAAGCCTGGGTTCTGCGCCGCAACCAGCCACCGCGCATCAAAGTGACCGAGGCCACCTTTACCTTTGTCGCCATCGACGCCAATGGCCGCCCGCGCCCGGTGCGTAAGGATGAGGCAACCGCTTAA
- a CDS encoding AraC family transcriptional regulator translates to MPHLNHKAVQTEQAAPTLRTSPRGMDSFVPSRNLLKNDNTPGHDIYMQLYAHQHVVNPFLVPAVREPMLVWVVSGAASVDERELGGTWQTANVKAQDFFLIHSQNPYEIRWQAQGDAPFEVLHLYLPLQVFEKLAQETHTSRGKHITLREVSGLRDDTVSTFLELLYHEVIRPLPASAAFINGIVQSLIVHLIRDYGQAQDHAMRLEARLPAHRLHRVQTYLQAHIGEKFDLDACAREAGLSPYHFSRLFKKTTGTTPSRYFIAQKIAKSQQLMRESDLGILEIALMLGYESSSHFSQIFKRETGMTPRQYRQG, encoded by the coding sequence TTGCCGCACCTCAACCACAAGGCCGTCCAGACCGAACAAGCGGCCCCAACGCTGCGCACATCACCACGCGGCATGGATAGCTTTGTTCCCAGCCGCAATTTACTGAAAAATGATAATACGCCGGGCCATGACATTTACATGCAGCTATACGCCCACCAGCATGTTGTAAACCCGTTTCTGGTGCCTGCCGTTCGCGAACCCATGCTGGTATGGGTTGTCAGCGGGGCTGCTTCGGTGGATGAACGCGAACTGGGCGGCACATGGCAAACCGCCAATGTCAAAGCCCAGGACTTTTTCCTGATCCATTCACAAAACCCCTATGAAATTCGCTGGCAGGCGCAGGGCGACGCTCCATTTGAAGTGCTGCACCTTTACCTACCCTTGCAGGTGTTTGAAAAACTTGCCCAAGAAACCCACACATCCCGTGGCAAGCACATCACCCTGCGCGAAGTTTCGGGCCTGCGCGATGACACAGTCAGCACGTTTCTGGAGCTGCTGTATCACGAAGTTATTCGCCCCTTGCCAGCAAGTGCCGCCTTCATTAACGGCATTGTGCAAAGCCTGATTGTGCATCTGATCCGTGACTATGGTCAGGCACAGGATCATGCCATGCGTTTGGAAGCACGCCTGCCCGCCCATCGCCTGCATCGGGTACAAACCTATTTGCAGGCGCATATTGGCGAGAAATTTGATCTGGATGCCTGTGCCCGCGAAGCTGGATTAAGCCCCTATCATTTTTCCCGATTGTTCAAGAAAACCACCGGCACCACGCCTTCGCGCTATTTCATCGCCCAGAAAATCGCAAAATCGCAACAATTGATGCGCGAAAGCGACCTTGGCATTCTCGAAATTGCATTAATGCTGGGATATGAAAGTTCCAGCCATTTTTCACAGATATTCAAACGTGAAACCGGCATGACACCACGTCAATACCGGCAAGGGTAA
- a CDS encoding hydrolase — translation MLMDAARSTLVIVDVQEKLYPACLDPVEMIEACCFLLKCANRLSVPAIVTEQYPKGLGHTAKSILDLLEQDSDGSNVVDKISFSCLGAKEFLTKLEENHGRDQVVVAGMETHVCVLQTVLDLIERGREVFVVADAVSSRKQHDRIFGLERMRDAGAKIVTRESVMFEWLRVAGTPEFKELSALIR, via the coding sequence ATGTTAATGGATGCTGCCCGCTCAACCCTGGTGATTGTGGATGTTCAGGAGAAGCTTTATCCGGCATGCCTTGACCCGGTTGAAATGATCGAAGCCTGCTGCTTTTTGTTAAAATGCGCCAACCGTCTTTCTGTTCCCGCGATCGTGACAGAACAATATCCCAAGGGCCTGGGGCATACCGCCAAATCCATTCTTGATCTGCTTGAACAAGACAGCGACGGCAGCAATGTCGTGGATAAAATCAGCTTTTCCTGTTTGGGGGCTAAGGAATTTCTGACAAAACTTGAAGAGAATCACGGGCGCGATCAGGTCGTGGTGGCGGGCATGGAAACCCATGTTTGTGTGCTGCAAACCGTATTGGACCTGATCGAGCGGGGGCGTGAGGTTTTTGTTGTGGCCGATGCCGTATCATCGCGCAAGCAGCATGACCGCATTTTTGGCCTGGAGCGGATGCGCGATGCCGGGGCCAAAATTGTCACCCGCGAAAGCGTGATGTTTGAATGGTTGCGCGTGGCGGGCACGCCGGAATTCAAGGAACTGAGTGCATTGATTCGCTAG